The Scylla paramamosain isolate STU-SP2022 chromosome 39, ASM3559412v1, whole genome shotgun sequence genome includes a window with the following:
- the LOC135092037 gene encoding fork head domain-containing protein FD4-like yields the protein MPRPTRESYGEQKPPYSYISLTAMAIWNSAEKMCTLAEIYKFIMDNFPYYRKNTQRWQNSLRHNLSFNDCFIKIPRRPDRPGKGAYWTLHPSAMNMFENGSFLRRRKRFKIPRDEKDAMEAGLAQISSAQRSVEAPRVPPPLHAAAPQAARRAHAASPSTASALPGSSAAAVAVPVAAVIPRGLGRRAIPGLPHLPPAAAPAAPAATPCRAQTHQAHGPFLRGRRPSRWTWASPA from the coding sequence ATGCCGCGGCCCACGCGTGAGAGTTACGGCGAGCAGAAGCCGCCGTACTCGTATATCTCGCTGACCGCCATGGCCATCTGGAACAGCGCCGAGAAGATGTGCACGCTGGCAGAGATCTACAAGTTCATCATGGACAACTTCCCTTACTACCGCAAGAACACGCAGCGCTGGCAGAACTCCCTGCGTCACAACCTCTCCTTCAACGACTGCTTCATCAAGATCCCGCGCCGCCCCGACAGGCCGGGCAAGGGCGCCTACTGGACGCTGCACCCATCCGCCATGAACATGTTCGAGAACGGCAGCTTCCTGCGCCGCAGAAAGCGCTTCAAGATTCCCCGCGACGAGAAGGACGCCATGGAGGCAGGTCTGGCGCAGATCAGCTCGGCGCAGCGCAGCGTGGAGGCCCCGCGGGTGCCGCCGCCGCTTCATGCCGCCGCCCCTCAAGCCGCCCGGCGAGCTCACGCCGCCTCTCCATCTACTGCCTCCGCCCTGCCTGGCTCGTCTGCCGCCGCCGTTGCTGTACCCGTCGCCGCTGTTATACCAAGGGGCCTGGGGCGCCGCGCCATTCCTGGGCTCCCTCACCTACCTCCCGCCGCCGCTCCCGCCGCCCCTGCCGCCACCCCCTGCCGCGCCCAGACCCATCAAGCCCACGGCCCGTTCTTGCGCGGCCGCCGCCCCTCCCGCTGGACGTGGGCCTCACCGGCGTGA